In Parus major isolate Abel chromosome 1, Parus_major1.1, whole genome shotgun sequence, the following proteins share a genomic window:
- the SIK1 gene encoding serine/threonine-protein kinase SIK1 isoform X1 codes for MVIMSEFASAPAAAHGQQRPLRVGFYDIERTLGKGNFAVVKLARHRVTKTQVAIKIIDKTRLDPSNLEKIYREVQIMKLLNHPHIIKLYQVMETKDMLYIVTEFAKNGEMFDHLTSNGHLSESEARKKFWQILSAVEYCHSHHIVHRDLKTENLLLDANMNIKLADFGFGNFYKSGEPLSTWCGSPPYAAPEVFEGKEYEGPHLDIWSLGVVLYVLVCGSLPFDGPNLPTLRQRVLEGRFRIPYFMSEDCETLIRRMLVVDPTKRITISQIKQHKWMQADLSLQQQQSLSFSMQNYNSNLGDYNEQVLGIMQTLGIDRQRTVESLQNSSYNHFAAIYYLLLERLKEYRSSQVSARPAAGRQPRPRSSEITNAEMPQDSLTSETLRSSLLYQQPQSLIQPSLQAEMDCDISNPLQPVFFPVDTNFNGLFRNRSISPNSLLETTISEEVRQEKELEDEIKAYDHPICIPSNTSRRHTLAEVTTHFYQHVPPCIVISSSASPTEGTSSDSCLTSSSNDSSVALSSCLAGQVMTGSPATARMTSPFLASQSDAPVLQAQGCMGGASLLPVSFQEGRRASDTSLTQGLKAFRQQLRKNARAKGFLGLNKIKGFARQVCQSSSSRAARSAMSPFQHTQPNTCMYSSSGSSREGRSLLEEVLQQQRMLQFQHHQLLQTACPQTSQTPAASSIPSSDGPGTCKASNSILLSELQRENSFELAFAGSSQLLQPHFFGVSVSPVSSAAHLLDTHLYISSSSSVPPLAATFSQQQSFSAPSPSYDAVTLQHGDCEMEDLTSSQLGKFVLVK; via the exons ATGGTGATCATGTCGGAGTTCGCCTCGGCGCCCGCGGCCGCGCACGGCCAGCAGCGGCCCCTGCGAGTCGGCTTCTACGACATCGAGAGGACCCTGGGGAAAGGCAACTTCGCCGTGGTCAAGCTGGCCCGGCACAGGGTGACCAAAACGCAG gttgcaataaaaataatagacaAAACAAGGTTAGACCCAAGCAATCTGGAGAAGATTTACAGAGAAGTTCAGATAATGAAGCTTTTGAATCATCCCCACATTATCAAGCTATATCAG GTTATGGAGACAAAGGATATGCTGTACATTGTTACTGAGTTTGCAAAGAATGGAGAAATGTTTG ATCACCTGACCTCCAACGGGCACTTGAGCGAGAGCGAAGCACGGAAGAAATTCTGGCAGATTCTCTCAGCAGTGGAATATTGTCACAGCCACCACATTGTGCACAGGGATCTCAAAACAGAGAACCTCCTGCTGGATGCTAACATGAATATCAAGTTAGCAG ACTTTGGCTTTGGAAACTTCTACAAGTCGGGAGAGCCCCTCTCCACTTGGTGTGGAAGCCCACCCTATGCAGCTCCAGAAGTTTTCGAAGGCAAGGAATATGAAGGACCTCACCTTGATATATGG AGCCTTGGGGTGGTTCTGTACGTCCTTGTCTGCGGTTCTCTGCCTTTTGATGGACCCAATTTACCAACTCTGAGGCAAAGAGTGCTGGAGGGGCGGTTCCGCATCCCGTACTTCATGTCCGaag ACTGTGAAACACTAATCCGACGGATGCTGGTTGTGGACCCAACCAAGCGGATAACCATCTCCCAGATCAAGCAGCACAAGTGGATGCAGGCTGACCtctcccttcagcagcagcagtcctTGTCCTTCTCCATGCAAAACTACAACTCCAACCTGGGCGACTACAACGAGCAGGTCCTTGGGATCATGCAGACCCTTGGCATCGACAGGCAGAGGACCGTAGAG tctctgcagaacagcagctaCAACCATTTTGCTGCGATTTATTACCTGCTCCTGGAGCGCCTCAAGGAGTACCGGAGCAGCCAGGTGTCCGCTCGGCCGGCAGCCGGCCGGCAGCCGCGGCCCAGGAGCTCCGAGATCACCAACGCTGAG ATGCCTCAGGACAGTCTCACTAGTGAAACCCTGCGATCATCTCTGCTTTACCAGCAACCTCAGAGCCTGATTCAGCCATCCTTGCAGGCAGAAATGGACTGTGACATAAGCAATCCACTACAG CCTGTGTTCTTCCCTGTGGATACCAACTTCAACGGGCTCTTCCGGAACCGCTCCATCTCCCCAAACAGCCTGCTGGAGACCACCATCAGTGAGGAAGTGAGGcaagagaaggagctggaagatGAAATTAAGGCATATGACCACCCCATCTGCATCCCTAGCAACACCAGCAGGAGGCACACCCTGGCTGAAGTGACCACCCATTTCTATCAGCACGTCCCTCCAT GTATAGTcatttcctcctctgccagccccacagaggGAACTAGCTCAGACAGCTGCCTTACTTCATCTTCAAATGACAGCTCAGTGGCCCTGAGCAGCTGTTTGGCAGGTCAAGTAATGACGGGGAGCCCGGCCACGGCGAGGATGACGTCGCCTTTCCTCGCTTCCCAGTCTGACGCTCCCGTGTTACAAGCCCAGGGCTGCATGGGAGGtgcttctctgctgcctgtcagCTTCCAAGAAGGAAGGCGAGCATCTGATACCTCATTAACTCAAG GCTTGAAGGCTTTTAGGCAGCAGCTGCGGAAGAACGCTCGAGCCAAGGGGTTTCTCGGCTTGAATAAAATCAAAGGCTTTGCTCGGCAGGTGTGTCAGTCCTCCTCCTCTCGGGCAGCAAGGAGTGCCATGAGCCctttccagcacacacagcccaacACCTGCATGTACAGCAGCAGcgggagcagcagagaggggagaagCCTCCtggaggaggtgctgcagcagcagag AATGCTCCAGTTCCAGCATCACCAACTACTCCAAACAGCTTGTCCCCAGACATCCCAGACACCCGCAGCAAGCAGCATCCCCTCCTCTGACGGGCCAGGTACCTGCAAAGCCTCCAACTCCATTCTGCTGTCGGAGCTGCAAAGAGAGAACTCGTTTGAGCTGGcctttgctggcagcagccagctgctCCAACCTCATTTCTTCGGCGTGAGCGTGTCCCCGGTGTCGTCGGCCGCTCACCTGCTGGACACTCACCTGtacatcagcagcagcagcagcgtcCCCCCGCTCGCCGCCaccttctcccagcagcagagcttctCCGCGCCGTCCCCGAGCTACGACGCCGTCACCCTGCAGCACGGGGACTGTGAGATGGAGGACCTGACTTCCAGCCAGCTGGGGAAGTTTGTGCTGGTCAAGTGA
- the SIK1 gene encoding serine/threonine-protein kinase SIK1 isoform X2 — MVIMSEFASAPAAAHGQQRPLRVGFYDIERTLGKGNFAVVKLARHRVTKTQVAIKIIDKTRLDPSNLEKIYREVQIMKLLNHPHIIKLYQVMETKDMLYIVTEFAKNGEMFDHLTSNGHLSESEARKKFWQILSAVEYCHSHHIVHRDLKTENLLLDANMNIKLADFGFGNFYKSGEPLSTWCGSPPYAAPEVFEGKEYEGPHLDIWSLGVVLYVLVCGSLPFDGPNLPTLRQRVLEGRFRIPYFMSEDCETLIRRMLVVDPTKRITISQIKQHKWMQADLSLQQQQSLSFSMQNYNSNLGDYNEQVLGIMQTLGIDRQRTVESLQNSSYNHFAAIYYLLLERLKEYRSSQVSARPAAGRQPRPRSSEITNAEMPQDSLTSETLRSSLLYQQPQSLIQPSLQAEMDCDISNPLQPVFFPVDTNFNGLFRNRSISPNSLLETTISEEVRQEKELEDEIKAYDHPICIPSNTSRRHTLAEVTTHFYQHVPPCKYSHFLLCQPHRGN, encoded by the exons ATGGTGATCATGTCGGAGTTCGCCTCGGCGCCCGCGGCCGCGCACGGCCAGCAGCGGCCCCTGCGAGTCGGCTTCTACGACATCGAGAGGACCCTGGGGAAAGGCAACTTCGCCGTGGTCAAGCTGGCCCGGCACAGGGTGACCAAAACGCAG gttgcaataaaaataatagacaAAACAAGGTTAGACCCAAGCAATCTGGAGAAGATTTACAGAGAAGTTCAGATAATGAAGCTTTTGAATCATCCCCACATTATCAAGCTATATCAG GTTATGGAGACAAAGGATATGCTGTACATTGTTACTGAGTTTGCAAAGAATGGAGAAATGTTTG ATCACCTGACCTCCAACGGGCACTTGAGCGAGAGCGAAGCACGGAAGAAATTCTGGCAGATTCTCTCAGCAGTGGAATATTGTCACAGCCACCACATTGTGCACAGGGATCTCAAAACAGAGAACCTCCTGCTGGATGCTAACATGAATATCAAGTTAGCAG ACTTTGGCTTTGGAAACTTCTACAAGTCGGGAGAGCCCCTCTCCACTTGGTGTGGAAGCCCACCCTATGCAGCTCCAGAAGTTTTCGAAGGCAAGGAATATGAAGGACCTCACCTTGATATATGG AGCCTTGGGGTGGTTCTGTACGTCCTTGTCTGCGGTTCTCTGCCTTTTGATGGACCCAATTTACCAACTCTGAGGCAAAGAGTGCTGGAGGGGCGGTTCCGCATCCCGTACTTCATGTCCGaag ACTGTGAAACACTAATCCGACGGATGCTGGTTGTGGACCCAACCAAGCGGATAACCATCTCCCAGATCAAGCAGCACAAGTGGATGCAGGCTGACCtctcccttcagcagcagcagtcctTGTCCTTCTCCATGCAAAACTACAACTCCAACCTGGGCGACTACAACGAGCAGGTCCTTGGGATCATGCAGACCCTTGGCATCGACAGGCAGAGGACCGTAGAG tctctgcagaacagcagctaCAACCATTTTGCTGCGATTTATTACCTGCTCCTGGAGCGCCTCAAGGAGTACCGGAGCAGCCAGGTGTCCGCTCGGCCGGCAGCCGGCCGGCAGCCGCGGCCCAGGAGCTCCGAGATCACCAACGCTGAG ATGCCTCAGGACAGTCTCACTAGTGAAACCCTGCGATCATCTCTGCTTTACCAGCAACCTCAGAGCCTGATTCAGCCATCCTTGCAGGCAGAAATGGACTGTGACATAAGCAATCCACTACAG CCTGTGTTCTTCCCTGTGGATACCAACTTCAACGGGCTCTTCCGGAACCGCTCCATCTCCCCAAACAGCCTGCTGGAGACCACCATCAGTGAGGAAGTGAGGcaagagaaggagctggaagatGAAATTAAGGCATATGACCACCCCATCTGCATCCCTAGCAACACCAGCAGGAGGCACACCCTGGCTGAAGTGACCACCCATTTCTATCAGCACGTCCCTCCATGTAA GTATAGTcatttcctcctctgccagccccacagaggGAACTAG